The following coding sequences lie in one Methylosinus sp. PW1 genomic window:
- a CDS encoding helix-turn-helix domain-containing protein — protein sequence MRTEKQRSLVLKLHVEGVSKHAIAKRTGVPRSTVQEWIKKATLDDDYGALLDSMIGEDDEPIPTPKPVAPAEPEPDFPPPPEADDDDLPLPPTVDPVAPADPPSAPRVVGYDNCTISAIADQDNEPPSAADEEEIDFPSNSELDWCEQTREGWIHYGGMDVVGEGRNKAAQYDPGVVFPAGWSGPFLHDAPAIAARRPDGVKRWLLTAAQNETPAHGPALVNLLALSQFLGAEFRVGKFTYNRDWYSAIFGGRGMDERVKKKNVRVRPYSSNLEQWLTKDRLELSETIVHCAEVNIIPTAERPLSGLLTYGRGKSTVFSHPKQELESIPRSPEKVPVVAMTTGVVTCHNYVPLKAGYKASFHHVIGALLIEVDADGYVYSQHVHCDPADGRLQVYDVVVDRGVVTTGNRIAGMSLGDTHVEHVDTDAVEAVQVAIDRLQPAHVFSHDTTDFYARNHHTRNDPWHAFEVERDGRRVEHCFRQAADFLSSLRRNFLAVHAIESNHDLAFSRWLRETDWRTDPQNAELHLEANLRMLRAIKAKERFSIWEWAIRRAGVDLDGVEFILADEGFALAGVECGWHGDNGPNGSRGSSVSFMKLAEKVAHGHTHTAFKRQGVASGGTIQQMMPKYARGPSSWSQSFVAVYPNGQTGICFIHDGRAFASGRKRTQRRAAA from the coding sequence CAGCACCGTCCAGGAATGGATCAAGAAGGCGACGCTCGATGACGACTACGGCGCGCTGCTGGATTCCATGATCGGCGAGGACGACGAACCGATCCCGACGCCAAAACCCGTCGCGCCGGCGGAACCCGAGCCCGATTTTCCACCGCCGCCCGAAGCCGACGACGACGATTTGCCGCTGCCGCCGACCGTGGATCCGGTCGCTCCTGCCGATCCGCCGTCGGCGCCGCGAGTCGTCGGCTACGACAATTGCACGATTTCCGCCATCGCCGATCAGGACAACGAGCCTCCGTCCGCAGCCGACGAGGAGGAGATCGACTTCCCGTCGAATTCCGAACTCGACTGGTGCGAGCAGACCCGCGAGGGCTGGATTCACTACGGCGGCATGGATGTCGTCGGCGAAGGAAGGAACAAGGCGGCGCAATACGATCCCGGCGTCGTGTTTCCGGCGGGATGGAGCGGCCCGTTTCTCCACGACGCGCCCGCAATCGCCGCGCGCCGCCCCGACGGCGTGAAGCGGTGGCTGCTGACGGCGGCGCAGAACGAGACGCCCGCGCACGGACCGGCGCTGGTGAATCTCCTGGCGCTCTCGCAATTCCTCGGCGCCGAATTCCGCGTCGGCAAGTTCACCTACAATCGCGACTGGTATTCCGCGATTTTCGGCGGACGCGGCATGGACGAGCGCGTGAAGAAGAAGAACGTCCGCGTCCGCCCCTATTCGTCGAACCTCGAACAGTGGCTGACCAAGGATCGCCTCGAACTCTCGGAAACGATCGTCCACTGCGCCGAGGTGAACATCATTCCCACGGCGGAACGTCCTCTTTCGGGCTTGCTGACATACGGGCGCGGGAAGTCCACCGTGTTCTCGCATCCCAAGCAGGAACTCGAAAGCATTCCGCGCTCGCCCGAAAAGGTTCCCGTCGTCGCGATGACGACCGGCGTGGTCACATGCCACAACTACGTTCCGCTCAAGGCCGGCTACAAGGCGTCATTCCACCACGTCATCGGCGCGCTGCTGATCGAGGTCGACGCGGACGGATACGTCTATTCGCAGCATGTCCACTGCGATCCCGCCGACGGCCGCCTACAGGTCTACGATGTCGTCGTCGATCGGGGCGTCGTCACGACCGGAAATCGGATCGCGGGCATGTCGCTCGGCGACACCCATGTGGAGCACGTCGACACCGACGCGGTGGAGGCCGTGCAGGTCGCCATCGACCGTCTCCAGCCGGCGCACGTCTTCTCGCACGACACGACCGACTTCTATGCGCGCAACCACCACACCCGCAACGATCCCTGGCATGCGTTCGAGGTCGAAAGGGACGGTCGGCGCGTCGAGCATTGCTTTCGGCAGGCGGCGGATTTCCTGTCGTCGTTGCGGAGGAACTTCCTTGCCGTCCACGCCATCGAGTCCAATCACGATCTCGCATTCTCCAGATGGCTTCGCGAGACGGATTGGCGGACGGACCCGCAGAACGCCGAGCTTCATCTCGAGGCGAACCTGCGGATGCTGCGAGCAATCAAGGCGAAGGAACGCTTCAGCATCTGGGAATGGGCCATCCGCCGCGCCGGCGTCGATCTGGACGGCGTCGAATTCATTCTCGCCGACGAGGGGTTCGCTCTCGCAGGCGTCGAATGCGGCTGGCACGGCGACAACGGCCCGAACGGATCTCGGGGATCCTCGGTGTCCTTCATGAAGTTGGCCGAGAAGGTAGCGCATGGACATACGCACACGGCGTTCAAGCGGCAGGGCGTCGCCAGCGGCGGCACGATTCAACAGATGATGCCGAAATACGCTCGCGGCCCGTCGTCGTGGTCTCAGTCGTTCGTCGCGGTCTATCCGAACGGCCAGACGGGGATCTGCTTCATCCACGACGGTCGCGCCTTCGCGAGCGGGCGGAAGCGGACACAACGGAGGGCAGCGGCATGA